In the Nitratiruptor sp. YY09-18 genome, AAGATCTTCTAAGCACGCATCACAAATAGAGATATCTGGAGATAGAAATGTTTCTTTTTGCCCCTCTTGGCTTTTGATAATTGTAAAACTTTGAAAATTTTGTTTTGGAGTATTTTGGATTTGCAGTGAAAAGATTTTGGCCAAAGGCGGAAGTTTTGATTGAAGATGCTCTAAAAAAAGCTCCTTATTCTTACCCTCTATAACAATCTCTACACCATCACTGCAGTTTCTGATAAATCCCTTGAGTCCAAGTTCATTGGCCAGTTTATAGACAAAGGGACGAAAACCCACTCCTTGGACGATCCCTTTGACAAATATTCTCATTGCACTCCCAAAAGAGCACTCTCGTTATCAATCGGATACTCGATATTTACCTTGGTCATAGGGGCATTTCTAGTAAACCTGCTAAAAAATGCACTGTTTGCAATATAGGCTCCACATAGAACAATATGGCTGGCTTTTGTTTCTCTATAGATTGAGACAGCTTGATTGCCTAAAAAATCCCCCAAAGATTCAAAAATGGAGTAGGCTATGAGCTTAGCATCAGCATCAGCCAAAACGAAACTCATGATAGATGCATAAAAACTTGAGTAATCAAAACTACTCTCCCCTACCCTGCAGTCAATACTTACTCCGCCTTTGCCACCAAATGAGAGGCTAAGTTTATTAAATGAGTCAAAATCACTATCAAATCCTATGAGTTTTGCAGCCTTTAAGATAAAATTACCCTCTTTCAAAAAAGCTTCATAGCGTTTAGGAAATCTCTTTTGAAACTGCTCAACTACTTTTCGCTTAGGCTCAAAATGAATATTACCAAAATCAAAAACCTCTTTCGTTACTTGCTTTTTATAAAAAAACTTGACTTGATCTGAAAAATAGACACCGATTGTAGGCTCATCAATTGCATGCTCTTTCAAAACACTTTCAAAAGCTGCTCTAGCAATATCTTGTAAGCGAATATGAGAATGCTCGATAGGCTCATCTTGAAAAACTACTATTGCTTCAGTTGCAATCTGCTCAAAATGCTCTACTTTGTCAATAACTCCTTCATAGAGTAAAAAATTGTTATACAAAACTGTTTTTTTGTTCTCACAATATTTTGGAAAAAGTGAATCGCTACCGGGACGAAAAAGAGCAAAATGTTTATTGATAAAATATTTTGGTGCTTCGTAAAATGTTACTGGAAGATCAAAATCAATAAAAAGATCCGCATCCTCTTTCTCATCAAAATAGCAATAGTCCGCATTCAGTGATGCCATAAGAAGGATTGTAAAACCGTCCCATACGCCCACGGCCTCTACTATTTCGCCACTGATTGAAGTTAAATAGAGATGAGGTCTTTCAATACTGAAAAGGGCTCTTTTTTCCATTGGTAAAACCAAAAACTCTTCATTTAGACGGTTGATAAGCACATAACTTTGGTTGTCTTTTTCCAAATAGAATCGCTTATATCCCCTCAATGTTTTTATGCGAACTCTCTTCCCATCTTTGAGTGCATTTGCGGCAATATCAAAAATTTGTTTAAACTCCTCTTTTTCATTGGCAAATAAAACTTTTAAGCCTTTTTTATCTGTCAGTTTGATAGGGATATTGCACTCTATGCAGGTAATGAGCGGATAGTTTTTGCGAAAAGGATTAGTTTTAAGCTCTTCTTGGCACTCTTTGCAGGGCTTGAAAAAATTTAACAGCGTATTTGGCCTTTTAAATGGATAGTGGATAAGGAGGCTGCTTTGATAGCCACAAGAGTTGCAGCTGGTAAATGGATAGTAAAATCTTCTTGAAGAGGGTTCTAACATCTCTTTGATGCAGTTTGGACAAAGAGCAATAGAGGATGGAAGATATGTAAGTGAGTCCTTTGCTGAAGGATTTTCTTCACAAATCTGGACATTTTTAAAAAAGATGGAGTTATAAAGATGCTGGTCCAAAGCTTTGGTAAACTCTTCAACATTTTCCTCAAATATTACATAAATAAAGGGAAATTTTATATTCAATTTTATAGAAGTATTTGTAAGCTCTGCAACTGCTTGAATACGCTTTAAAAAATATGTTGTATGGGAATGATACTCAAACCGTAATGTCATTGCACTCTTTCATTGATGGGTTTGCATACTCAAAGATAATCGAGTCAACTGTTTTATTGGCTCTTCTTTGGTAGTGAATGCTGTTTTTTTCCAGCTCTTGCAAAAGAGTTTGTATGTAGCTGTCAAAGGATTCTCGCATGGTATCAGTTAAACCAATACCTACGCTTTCGATGTCTTTTGGCACAATACCTATGATGTTTACTTGGGCGATGGATTCAAGCATGCTACATATCTCAAGCATCTCTACAACTTCCACCTCATGCGCTGTTTTTCGATACTCACCTAGCCCCAGTAAAACCTCACTTGGAAGGTTATATATGGAGCCCGGTGTGTCCTCGATGGAAACAGTATCCATTATTACTACTTTATCATACTCTTGATAGTAGCGCATTAGTTTAAACCCCAGTGTCCCACCATCGACGATTTCGACATCCTCATCAAAAACAAAATTTTCCTCGAGATATTTTGAAGCATATACTCCGATACCCTCATCCATAAACAAAATATTGCCTATTCCTATAATTGCTGTCTTCAATTCAACCTCTTTTGAATTTGTATCCGCCAAATACTATGGCGATATCTCCCTCTCTCCAAAAGATCGTTCTCCATACCACATAGTAGATATGAAACATGATCCAAACCAAAATAAAATACATTGTCATATGATGTACATATCTTACATCCATTTTTGTTCCGCCACATATAGGTACCGTCCAGTCAGTTACTAGATGCAAGAGTGTTGGCCACCAAGAACCGATACTACTCATACCTGACTCAAGTCCATGGACATAGAGCTGAAGACCAGTCAAAAGCATCCAAACAAGCAATATATGAAAGATTGTAAAATAGACAACATGGAAACTGTCTTCATGGCTACTATCAAACCTCTTAATGCGATTGAGAGTAATGAGATTGATAAAAACTTCCCAGAACTCTTTTATATTTTTTCTTGTTGGGATAAGTTTTTTAATAGGCTTTTCAAATCTACTAAAAAAATAGAGATATGCAATCACAATTGAACTCACATCAAATATGATAGCTGCATAGAAATGAATTACTCTATTCCATGCCATCACAAACTTCTGTACTGCTGGTTCACTAATGAGTGTCTGATAGTATGGATGGCCTATGTAGAGGCCAGTTATTACTGCCGCTACCATACACAGAGCCACTACCCAGTGATTGAGACGCATAAAGAGCGTCATTCTTTTAACTCTTTGAAATTTTTGCTGTTTCATGCTAGCCCCCTTAGATTGAGCAAGAGGTGTTTACTTTAAACTCACCTAAACTCTTTCCTTTTGTATCCACAATATGCACCGCACACGCAATACAAGGGTCAAAACTATGAATAGTACGCAATATTTCTAATGGCTCTTCAGGTTTTGCCACTTTTGTACCAATTAAGCTTGCTTCATATGCGCCCATTCTATTTTTATAATCTCTTGGTGCCGCATTCCATGTAGATGGTACAACTGCTTGATAGTTTTCAACTTTTCCATCTTTGATTTTTACCCAGTGACCAAGAGCACCGCGTGGAGCCTCTTCAAGACCATACCCTTGAGCATCTTTGCTTACTTGATCGAAATCAAACTCTGTCCAGGTTGAGAGATCTCCAGCTGCAGTGTTTGTCGCTAATTCATCTACCCAATCAAAGAGCATATCAGCCATAAGTTCTGTCTCAATTGCCCTTGCAGCAGTTCTTCCGACAGTAGAGAAGAGAACCTTTGCAGGAAGATTAGCATTTTTCAAAAATCTATTGACATATTCACTGATTCTTTTATCACCTTTTGTATATCCTACAATCATACGTGCAAGTGGACCAACTTCTACTCTTGTATCGTTATATATTGGTGATTTGATCCAGGAGTATTTACCCTTGGTATCAAGATAAGCAATTCCTTTTTCTTTTTTGCCAAATCCCGTATAGTTTGGAATGGTCTGCCCGTCAAATGGGTGGAGTGGTTTATCACCATCGTACCATGAGTGCGTTACATCTTCAGCCACTTTTTCTTGATCAAACTCTTGATATTTTCCATCGATTACAAGTCCACTTGGAAAAAGGAGTTCTGATTTGTAAAAGCCATTGTCTTGAAGTCGAAAACCGCCATAAGCCATGTAATTTTTCAGACCTGCGCCTGTACCGTCAAGCGCTTCATCACCATACATAGTACCTGCCATATAGATATCTGGAAGATAGGCACCTTTGATAAAGCGACTAAATCCGGTAAGAAGTTCTTTGTAAAGAGCAATACGAGCGGGGTTTTTGATATCTTGTACACATGTAACACCACCTACTACAATACTTTGAGGATGCGGATTTTTCCCGCCAAAAATAGCCATCATTTTTGCTGCGTCTCTTTGCAGATCAAGAGCTTGGAGATAGTGTGTAACCGCCAATAGGTTTTGTTCTGGGGTTAGTTTATAGTGAGGATTGCCCCAGTATCCTTTGGCAAAGAGTCCAAGACGTCCCTGTTTGACAAATTTTTTGAGACGATCTTGCACCTCTTTAAATTTTGCACTATCTGCAACATATGGAGTGGTTCCAGCAGCATTTGCCCATTTTTTTGCTTCATCTACTGTCTTTGTTGGGTCAGCTTCCAAAGCTTTTGTGATATCAACCCAGTCAAGGGCATGAAGATGATAAAAATGCACCACATGGTCATGTAAATAAAGTGCCCCTTGGATGAGGTTTCTTACAAGTCTGGCGTTTTTAGGAATTGTGACACCAAAAGCGTGCTCAACTGCCTCGATACTTCTTTGGTAGTGTGTCCCTGTACAAACACCACATATACGCATAGCTAGCAAACCGCAATCTCTAGGATCACGCCCTTTTAGTATCTCTTCTATTCCTCGAAACATCGTCGAAGAGCTGTAAGCATCTACTATCGTATTATTCTCATCGATAATCGCTTCAATACGCAAGTGCCCCTCTATTCTAGTAATAGGATCAACAACTATATGTTTTGTGCTCATTCTTTATCTCCTTCACTTTTCTTACCTGCGATTGCACTAGCAGCAGCATGAATAGCAATACCCACACCAGCAGCAGTCAAAAGACCAAGTCCAAACTGGTCTACACTCTTTTCTACCCCGCCATTTGGAGCCATTTTGATATTTGCATCTGCCATTGGCCTTTCATATGCATACTTATCCCAAAATCCTGGCTCACTGCACCCTATACATCCATGGCCTGAACCGATTGGCCAGTTTACTGATTCGTTGTAGCGAACAATTGAACAGTTGTTGAATGTCATAGGTCCTTTACATCCCATTTTATAGAGGCAGAAGTTATTTTTCGCACCCTCGTCACCCCACTCCTCTACGAACTCTCCTGCATCAAAGTGCGCCCTTCTTTCACAGTTGTCGTGGATTCTATATCCAAAGGCAAATTTTGGTCGAAGCAGTGAATCAAGCTCTGGAATTTGACCAGTAAGTACATAATGGAGAATTACTCCCACCATATTTGCCGGATTTGCAGGACAAGCTGGTATATTAATAATTGGCTTATCATTAACTACATCCATCACTCCAACTGCTCCGGTAGGATTCGGCGCAGCTGCTGGGACACCACCAAACGTAGCACATGTTCCTACGGCAACAATTGCAGCTGCATCGTTGGCTACTCTTTTGAGATGCTCTTCAAAAGTTTCACCACTTGCCCCTATAGTACACCACTCCCTACCGGGACCTACAGGAATAGCACCTTCAACAAAAAGGAGATATTTTCCTTTGAAATGTTCCATCGCATCATCAAGCTGCGCTTCCGCTTGATGTCCAGCTGCAGCCATGAGAGTCTCTTGAAACTCGAGTGAAATAATCTCCAAAATGATCTCATCAACTTTTGGCCCATCACTTCTAATAAATGCTTCTGAATTCCCCGCACAATCTTGTAACTCTATCCAGATAACTGGAATCCTATTCATAAGTTCTGCTGCTTCTGCGACCAGTGGTGCAAAAGAACTAGGAAGCATGAGCATAGCAGTAGTTGCACTGACCCATTTTAAAAAGTCTCTTCTAGAGACGCCCTCATCCTCTAAAATCTCTTTAATGGAGATTTTACGAAGCGGCTCAATCTTCTTAAGCTGTTCTAGCCTAGCCTTACACTGATCATAGAGTTTTGCATAGTATGCCTCACCTCTGTTTGTATCAACTTTGGCACTCTTGGCTGTAAAGAGTGATCGAAGGTGCTCTCTATTCATAACTTCTCCTTGTGATTGAATACTCATTCACTAAATTGTATCGCACCCTACTTATAATAATTTTAAATAATAGCTTCATTCACTCTTTTCTTCTATATTTTTGGGACTAAATTAATGAGTAGTGCATACACTGCAAATATCGAAGCTGCGAAATATGAGGTTAGCTATTTTTCTATCTTGAAGTCCAATAATAGCTTTTTGAATACTTGAAGGGTTGTCAGAACTACCATTTGAGAGATTCCATTGCGTGGGAGTTATGATTGAGTAATTTTCGATTTTTCCTTCAGCTATTATAGCTTTATGCACAAGAGATCCTCTCGCTGCTTCTATACTTATAGCACCTTCTCCATCTTTTTTCTCAATTTCAACTACACTTAACTGGTTAAGATCAATAGAGTTGAGATGGTGCTCTATCTTCTTTATGAGTATGTTTATCTCATAGATTCTTGCAATAATCCTTGTAAATATACTATCTTTATATTTTCTATAAAAATAGCGTATGAAAAAATCCGGATTTTGCAAGAGTCTTGCCAAAGGTCCTGTTTCATAAAATCTATTATTATAAGTAACATTTTTTGCATAACTGTCACTTTGCCCTATCTCTTTAATATAACGCAACTTAGTCTTTCTCTTTTTTTTATTGAGTATTTTTACATTTTCTACATAACTATCTTGAGAAAGTGTTATAAAACGATTGAGACCGATCCCAACTGACAAAAGATCTTTTGCATGGAGAGTCTCATAGAGTTTTTTCAAATCTTTTTCAAGCTTTTTAGGATCTTCAAAAGAGCCAAAAAGTTTGAAAATATTTGATTGTATTTGTGCTCTAATCTGTTTGGCCTTTACAATATCTAGCGCAGTTGGATCACATGTAACCCCACCAGGAATTGCATATGCAGAGTGTGGCCATTGACCGCTAAAAAGAGCTAAAAGCTTATTTACCAAAGCAATCGTCTGATGCATTGTAGTAAAATCATAAGGGATTTGCAGCTCTTGAAAGATTACAAGATAGCACCACTTCAGATGGTTTTGAATTATTTCACAAAATCTTGTTATCTCGCGTATCAATTGGGCTTTTTGCGTAATTTCAATCCTATAAATTGACTCCAAAAGGGATGCAGTAGCTTGCAAATGTGCATGCCCACAGATTCCACAAACTCTTGGATTTATAACTAATGCATCCCATGCATCTTTGCCTACTAGTATATTCTCAACTCCTCTAAAATGTGGGAAAAGCACTCGTACATCAACTATTTCATCTCCGTCTGTTTTAAACTCTAAATAGGCTTCACCTTCTATTTTTTCCAATAAATCAATCTTCATCTATCAATCTTTTATTGAGTCTAGGAATAAAAAAGCTTTTCGCAACACCTGTGATAGTAAGATAGGCTCTTTTGGGAACACCCAAAGGCATTTTTGCCGGTATACCCATATAGGTTTTGGTTTTAAAGAGATCTTTTTGTGGAAAAGTTGGCTCAGTACATCCAAAACATGGAGTACCAGACCTTGTTTTAGAGTTGATTTCATTCCACAAAATTGTATTGCAGCTTCCATGAGTATATGGCCCTTGGCAGCCCTGCTCGTAAAAGAGACACCCCTCTTTTAGTCCAAAACCTTTCGCATCGACCTTCCATTCAAAATACTCATTGCGAGTACATCCACTATGAACAGTTACTGCAAAGAGCTCTTTTGGCCTATGCAAATCATCTAAATGCATCGTATCACTCTCTAATCCAAAAGCTATCCACTCTGGATTTGCAGGACATCCTGGAATATTAATAGTTTTGTGGGAAAACTGATCATACAGTTTGCTCTTTTTCTCTTTATCGAACAAAACACCTGTAATCTCTTGGTCATACTCTTTGAATATTCCTCCATAGACTGCACAGCTACCTACTACTACAACTCTCTTAGCCCTCTGTGCCAAAACCATAAAAAGATCAAACAGATCGGTATCTGCTTTTGGCCACCCTCTTCTCAAGCCCCCTTCAACCACCAAAATATCAGGATTTGCATCAGGTAACTGCTCGAGAGTCAAAAGTGAGGGAAGTAGAGGATGGTAGAGGATCTCAAAAGTTTGTAAAAATGAGGAGAGTGTTGGAAGATTGAGAAAAGAGTGACTATTTCCATTACACGTAACTCCTTGAAGCCAAACTAATCTATTCTTCATTTTTAAGTGCTCTATATATATTCTCACTAATATCTTGGACATAAAACTCTATATCATTAGGAAGCATTCCCTCCCCCATCAAAAAAACCATACCACCCAAATACCCCATAAAGAGTCCAAAAGCACTGAAAAAATCTTGATCACGCAGTTCACCACTCCTTACTCCCTCTTCAAAGAAAATCATAATCTCTGTTACAAAGGGACTAACACAAATCATACCCTCGCAACCATGTTTAAAAACTTCCCTATTCGCAAGGTATACACGCAAAAAATACTCTATCATTTCTGGCTTCTCTTTTGCAGTTTTAAAGTAAAAAGAAACAATTTTTTTAATTTTCTCTCTTGCTGAAAGTGGCATCATATTTATATGACGTATCTCCTCTCCTAAAACTTTTGATATATAGAGTATAAGCTCTTTTGCAAGGGCATCTTTAGAAGTAAAGTAGTTATAGAGATTTCCAACACTCATATCAAGAGCTTTAGCGATATCAGCTATTGTTACCTCAAAAAAACCCTCTTTACTAAAGAGTTTCAAAGCTTCATTCATAATCTGTTTCTTCTTTTCCTCTTTATTAATTTTTGCCAAACTATCGCTCCTTTCTCCCTACCAAAATAGCTTTTGCATTTTTATCGAGATTATAATAGACAATTTCAAGTTTATTATATAACTCTAATAGTTCATTTTTCTTTGCAGTATATGTAGGATTCATTGAAGACTTATATGTAAACACTTTCGATATGAAGATACCTCTAGGTCTTAATGCTAAAAATATATTCTCAAAAATTGAGCGCTCAAAAAAATTGATATTGAGTATAAGGTCATAACGATTCTTGCCAAAATCAAAACTTGCAATATCTTGGCAAAAGGGAGTGATGCCAGGATACTCTTTAAGAGGTGCAAGTGCCACATCAGATATATCCACAGCATCAACTGTAAAGCCTCTAGAAGCTAGAAAAATTGCATTTCCTCCTCTTCCGCATGCAATATCCAATGCCCTACCCTTGGGCACTAAATCGTAAAATCTTACTACATCTGGATCTGCAAGAGGTTCGTGCTTCATTTGTGCATACTTTGTATTCCACTTATTTTTGATTGAGGGCATCTACCAAATCCCTATAATTTTCAACGTGAAAAAAACTCTTTTCCAGTCTCCATCGTAATACAAACTCGACAATTTTTTTTATAAGTGATGGATCAAGATTTTCAGCTCTACCAAAATAGCGAAGACTGCTATTTTTGCCATTTTTGATTGCAATAATTTGAGCATAGCGATTTGGTTGAGGTTGTGCGAGCTGTTCTTTTTGCAATGAAATCCCCATGAGATTCATAGCCTGAAAACCAAAGAGATCTTCCCATGCTACCTTTTGATCAATTTCAAGCTCTTTGAATAGCTCTTGAAGTTTAGCAATATTCTCTTTTCTCAGTTTCTCTAAGCTTACAAACTCTTGTAAAAGTGATTCGAGTCTTCTTAGTTTTTCGCTCATTATCATTCCAAAATATTAATTAATATCAATACTCATTGTAGTATAATTTTGCTAAAAAAGGATTGAGATGGATTTTTTGCGTATTGTTGGTGGCAAGAGACTGCATGGAGATGTTGCAATCTCTGGTGCAAAAAATGCAGCATTGCCGCTAATAGCATCCTCCATTCTCTCCAAAAGAGTACTTACAATAGATAATCTTCCCCATGTAAAAGATATCAAGACACTCCTCAAACTACTCCAACATCTTGGCGCAAACTATAAACTTATAGATAATAAAGCGCATATAGATACATCAATGATAAACTCTACAACTGCTACATACGATATAGTGCGTACAATGCGTGCTTCAATTCTCGTACTTGGCCCACTCCTCGCTCGTTTTGGGCATTGTGAAGTGAGCCTGCCTGGTGGGTGCGCAATCGGCGAAAGACCTATTGATCTGCACCTCAAGGCTCTCCAACAAATGGGTGCACAGATTAATATTGAAAGTGGCTATGTAGTTGCCAAAGCTCCACAAGGGTTGAGGGGTGCTACTATAATATTTGACAAAATCACTGTTACTGGAACAGAAAATATTCTTATGGCTGCTGCCTTGGCTAAAGGTACCACTACTATAATCAATGCAGCAAAAGAGCCTGAAGTTGTGCAACTTTGTGAAGTTTTGCAAGATAGTGGTGTTGAGATCGAAGGAATCGGCACTGATGAGATCAAAATCACAGGAACTGAGAG is a window encoding:
- a CDS encoding HyaD/HybD family hydrogenase maturation endopeptidase, with the protein product MKTAIIGIGNILFMDEGIGVYASKYLEENFVFDEDVEIVDGGTLGFKLMRYYQEYDKVVIMDTVSIEDTPGSIYNLPSEVLLGLGEYRKTAHEVEVVEMLEICSMLESIAQVNIIGIVPKDIESVGIGLTDTMRESFDSYIQTLLQELEKNSIHYQRRANKTVDSIIFEYANPSMKECNDITV
- a CDS encoding cytochrome b/b6 domain-containing protein, whose product is MKQQKFQRVKRMTLFMRLNHWVVALCMVAAVITGLYIGHPYYQTLISEPAVQKFVMAWNRVIHFYAAIIFDVSSIVIAYLYFFSRFEKPIKKLIPTRKNIKEFWEVFINLITLNRIKRFDSSHEDSFHVVYFTIFHILLVWMLLTGLQLYVHGLESGMSSIGSWWPTLLHLVTDWTVPICGGTKMDVRYVHHMTMYFILVWIMFHIYYVVWRTIFWREGDIAIVFGGYKFKRG
- a CDS encoding nickel-dependent hydrogenase large subunit; this encodes MSTKHIVVDPITRIEGHLRIEAIIDENNTIVDAYSSSTMFRGIEEILKGRDPRDCGLLAMRICGVCTGTHYQRSIEAVEHAFGVTIPKNARLVRNLIQGALYLHDHVVHFYHLHALDWVDITKALEADPTKTVDEAKKWANAAGTTPYVADSAKFKEVQDRLKKFVKQGRLGLFAKGYWGNPHYKLTPEQNLLAVTHYLQALDLQRDAAKMMAIFGGKNPHPQSIVVGGVTCVQDIKNPARIALYKELLTGFSRFIKGAYLPDIYMAGTMYGDEALDGTGAGLKNYMAYGGFRLQDNGFYKSELLFPSGLVIDGKYQEFDQEKVAEDVTHSWYDGDKPLHPFDGQTIPNYTGFGKKEKGIAYLDTKGKYSWIKSPIYNDTRVEVGPLARMIVGYTKGDKRISEYVNRFLKNANLPAKVLFSTVGRTAARAIETELMADMLFDWVDELATNTAAGDLSTWTEFDFDQVSKDAQGYGLEEAPRGALGHWVKIKDGKVENYQAVVPSTWNAAPRDYKNRMGAYEASLIGTKVAKPEEPLEILRTIHSFDPCIACAVHIVDTKGKSLGEFKVNTSCSI
- a CDS encoding hydrogenase small subunit, which encodes MNREHLRSLFTAKSAKVDTNRGEAYYAKLYDQCKARLEQLKKIEPLRKISIKEILEDEGVSRRDFLKWVSATTAMLMLPSSFAPLVAEAAELMNRIPVIWIELQDCAGNSEAFIRSDGPKVDEIILEIISLEFQETLMAAAGHQAEAQLDDAMEHFKGKYLLFVEGAIPVGPGREWCTIGASGETFEEHLKRVANDAAAIVAVGTCATFGGVPAAAPNPTGAVGVMDVVNDKPIINIPACPANPANMVGVILHYVLTGQIPELDSLLRPKFAFGYRIHDNCERRAHFDAGEFVEEWGDEGAKNNFCLYKMGCKGPMTFNNCSIVRYNESVNWPIGSGHGCIGCSEPGFWDKYAYERPMADANIKMAPNGGVEKSVDQFGLGLLTAAGVGIAIHAAASAIAGKKSEGDKE
- a CDS encoding nickel-dependent hydrogenase large subunit, producing the protein MKIDLLEKIEGEAYLEFKTDGDEIVDVRVLFPHFRGVENILVGKDAWDALVINPRVCGICGHAHLQATASLLESIYRIEITQKAQLIREITRFCEIIQNHLKWCYLVIFQELQIPYDFTTMHQTIALVNKLLALFSGQWPHSAYAIPGGVTCDPTALDIVKAKQIRAQIQSNIFKLFGSFEDPKKLEKDLKKLYETLHAKDLLSVGIGLNRFITLSQDSYVENVKILNKKKRKTKLRYIKEIGQSDSYAKNVTYNNRFYETGPLARLLQNPDFFIRYFYRKYKDSIFTRIIARIYEINILIKKIEHHLNSIDLNQLSVVEIEKKDGEGAISIEAARGSLVHKAIIAEGKIENYSIITPTQWNLSNGSSDNPSSIQKAIIGLQDRKIANLIFRSFDICSVCTTH
- a CDS encoding hydrogenase — its product is MKNRLVWLQGVTCNGNSHSFLNLPTLSSFLQTFEILYHPLLPSLLTLEQLPDANPDILVVEGGLRRGWPKADTDLFDLFMVLAQRAKRVVVVGSCAVYGGIFKEYDQEITGVLFDKEKKSKLYDQFSHKTINIPGCPANPEWIAFGLESDTMHLDDLHRPKELFAVTVHSGCTRNEYFEWKVDAKGFGLKEGCLFYEQGCQGPYTHGSCNTILWNEINSKTRSGTPCFGCTEPTFPQKDLFKTKTYMGIPAKMPLGVPKRAYLTITGVAKSFFIPRLNKRLIDED
- a CDS encoding TetR/AcrR family transcriptional regulator, with the translated sequence MAKINKEEKKKQIMNEALKLFSKEGFFEVTIADIAKALDMSVGNLYNYFTSKDALAKELILYISKVLGEEIRHINMMPLSAREKIKKIVSFYFKTAKEKPEMIEYFLRVYLANREVFKHGCEGMICVSPFVTEIMIFFEEGVRSGELRDQDFFSAFGLFMGYLGGMVFLMGEGMLPNDIEFYVQDISENIYRALKNEE
- a CDS encoding bifunctional 2-polyprenyl-6-hydroxyphenol methylase/3-demethylubiquinol 3-O-methyltransferase UbiG translates to MKHEPLADPDVVRFYDLVPKGRALDIACGRGGNAIFLASRGFTVDAVDISDVALAPLKEYPGITPFCQDIASFDFGKNRYDLILNINFFERSIFENIFLALRPRGIFISKVFTYKSSMNPTYTAKKNELLELYNKLEIVYYNLDKNAKAILVGRKER
- the murA gene encoding UDP-N-acetylglucosamine 1-carboxyvinyltransferase; this translates as MDFLRIVGGKRLHGDVAISGAKNAALPLIASSILSKRVLTIDNLPHVKDIKTLLKLLQHLGANYKLIDNKAHIDTSMINSTTATYDIVRTMRASILVLGPLLARFGHCEVSLPGGCAIGERPIDLHLKALQQMGAQINIESGYVVAKAPQGLRGATIIFDKITVTGTENILMAAALAKGTTTIINAAKEPEVVQLCEVLQDSGVEIEGIGTDEIKITGTERELLNMKDFSVIPDRIEAGTYLCAGAITNSKIKIKNVIPQHLEAILVKLQQMGFEIDIDNSSITIHPASKISPIEIVTSEYPGFPTDMQAQFMALALMAEGASIIEERLFENRFMHASELRRFGAKIQLKGNIATVFGPTKLNGADVMATDLRASSALVLAALAADGTSNVHRIYHLDRGYENLEEKLQALGASVERLQE